The Lineus longissimus chromosome 2, tnLinLong1.2, whole genome shotgun sequence genome window below encodes:
- the LOC135483292 gene encoding protein phosphatase 1D-like has protein sequence MSGIGLNLRCSYKLSQGQRKYMEDVYVTKFLEDEEGEAKLAFFAVYDGHGGRHAAEFAKQRLLQEITSQELFWSHNDDDVLKAIKIGFSVTHQLMWKELENWPKTWSGRPSTAGTTASVGIIRDCKLYIGHVGDSAIVLGSRDVEGQPLVAKRLTEDHKPESPEEKKRIEEMGGNVFSGKSGVLRVVWNRPEISHKGPITRRTQLEKIPFLAVARSLGDLWSYNYSSGDYAVSPEPDLHCMQLDPKKHVCLILGSDGLWNMMSPQEAVHIVEQVETEVEQRFLHDPNVTENYWINPSTRLVDTALARWHMNSMRADNTTAITVMIDPYGPRKSERLMQQRKHLIATRKKKKEEKVFPSRVEPVLSKLDRGLPFVDPLESLPTFDEVDGPAPPVVNPESQPSSSNQSAGSSPRSKPYALTRVSNMSPNPVVENTSAPPVASMPVPSGSPHNLRNKSLKSVSIDTSASSAQSLSSSKLSKNNAGKPNNDTLVKTNTDSKKPSAVSSPSQKVSPDTKLLRNHTKSPKVEGRSARQNSNRTSMSYTCENSVKSLSSPPIVACKTIDGDEPLTPRRMTRGLLKDNANHVVPAVPVVHEVRDIGQKEQSPKPVPRVTRQTPSRTRFTNIKRKIADTPSPNLRRKRMKVNVK, from the exons ATGTCGGGGATCGGTTTGAATTTACGATGTTCCTACAAACTTAGTCAGGGTCAGAGGAAATATATGGAAGATGTGTATGTGACGAAGTTTCTCGAAGATGAGGAAGGAGAAGCCAAACTGGCCTTCTTCGCTGTGTACGACGGCCATGGTGGTCGTCATGCTGCTGAATTTGCCAAGCAAAGACTGCTTCAAGAAATCACAAGCCAGGAGTTATTTTGGTctcataatgatgacgatgttcTTAAGGCAATAAAGATAGGTTTCAGTGTCACACACCAGTTGATGTGGAAGGAGTTAG AAAACTGGCCTAAAACATGGAGTGGGCGGCCAAGCACAGCAGGCACAACAGCTAGCGTTGGTATTATTCGAGATTGTAAACTGtatattggacatgttggagatTCTGCCATAGTTCTGGGATCAAGAGATGTCGAAGGTCAACCACTCGTTGCAAAGAGATTGACAGAG gacCACAAACCAGAGTCCCCAGAAGAAAAAAAGCGGATTGAAGAGATGGGTGGTAATGTATTCAGCGGGAAGTCAGGAGTGTTGCGTGTTGTATGGAACCGCCCCGAAATATCACACAAAGGCCCAATTACAAGGAGGACACAATTAGAAAAGATTCCATTCCTAGCAGTAGCTAGGTCTCTTG GCGATCTTTGGAGTTACAATTACTCTAGTGGGGACTACGCTGTATCTCCGGAGCCTGATCTTCACTGCATGCAGCTCGACCCCAAGAAACATGTATGCCTAATCCTTGGAAGTGATGGCCTCTGGAATATGATGTCTCCTCAAGAAGCTGTTCATATTGTGGAACAAGTTGAGACAGAGGTTGAGCAAAGGTTTTTGCATGACCCG AATGTGACTGAAAACTACTGGATCAACCCATCAACTCGACTTGTGGACACTGCACTTGCTCGATGGCACATGAATAGCATGCGTGCGGATAATACGACAGCCATCACAGTTATGATTGATCCCTATGGCCCAAGGAAAAGTGAACGGTTAATGCAACAGAGGAAGCATCTCATTGcaacaaggaagaagaaaaaggagGAAAAGGTTTTCCCAAGTCGTGTAGAACCAGTTTTATCGAAGTTAGACAGAGGATTACCATTTGTTGATCCCTTGGAATCACTTCCAACATTCGATGAGGTTGATGGACCAGCACCACCTGTAGTGAATCCTGAATCACAACCAAGTTCTAGTAACCAAAGTGCTGGAAGTTCTCCGCGTAGTAAACCTTATGCGTTGACTAGAGTAAGCAATATGTCCCCAAACCCTGTGGTAGAGAATACCTCTGCACCTCCTGTTGCCTCAATGCCAGTGCCAAGTGGCTCCCCACACAACTTGCGAAATAAATCTCTGAAATCTGTATCTATAGACACCAGTGCATCTTCGGCGCAATCGCTAAGCTCCAGCAAACTTAGTAAAAACAATGCTGGAAAGCCTAACAATGACACTCTTGTGAAAACAAACACTGATTCAAAAAAACCATCAGCGGTTAGTTCACCTTCACAAAAAGTGTCCCCTGATACAAAACTGTTACGGAATCACACCAAGTCACCGAAAGTGGAAGGCCGTTCTGCAAGACAGAATAGTAACAGGACAAGTATGAGTTACACATGTGAGAACTCTGTCAAATCCCTAAGTTCACCACCGATTGTTGCTTGTAAAACTATCGACGGAGACGAGCCGTTGACACCTCGTCGAATGACCCGTGGTCTTCTCAAGGACAATGCCAATCATGTTGTTCCAGCAGTTCCTGTGGTGCACGAAGTGAGAGATATTGGACAGAAAGAACAAAGTCCTAAACCGGTGCCAAGAGTCACGAGGCAGACACCATCAAGGACAAGGTTCACCAACATCAAGAGAAAGATTGCCGATACCCCTAGCCCGAATTTACGCCGAAAGAGAATGAAAGTAAATGTaaaataa
- the LOC135483293 gene encoding actin-related protein 2/3 complex subunit 3-like isoform X1 encodes MSDDHFAAYHSNLSARSSACKVALLPLNTKYKGPAPPGDGSTDVIDEALTYFKANVFFKTFEIKGEADRTLIYVTLYITECLKKLQKCNNRNDGNKEMYSLAISRFALPGEAGFPLNALYGRPADRNEEETMRTYLLQLRQETGERVLDKVFEKPNEKPSKWWMCFVKRKFMDKSLSAPGQ; translated from the exons ATGAGTGACGACCATTTTGCG GCCTACCATTCCAACCTGAGCGCCCGAAGCTCAGCGTGTAAGGTGGCACTGTTGCCATTGAACACAAAATACAAGGGACCTGCACCTCCTGGTG atggcagcactgatgtGATAGATGAAGCACTGACTTACTTCAAGGCGAATGTCTTcttcaaaacttttgaaataaaG GGTGAAGCTGATAGGACTCTGATCTACGTTACACTCTACATCACAGAGTGTTTGAAGAAATTACAAAAG tgTAACAACCGAAATGATGGCAATAAGGAGATGTATTCATTAGCAATCTCTAGATTTGCTCTCCCTGGCGAGGCTGGCTTTCCTCTCAATGCTTTATACGGCCGACCTGCTGACAGAAATGAGGAAG AAACAATGAGGACGTACCTGCTTCAACTCCGACAAGAAACTGGCGAGCGCGTACTTGACAAGGTGTTTGAAAAACCTAATGAAAAACCAAGCAAG tggtGGATGTGCTTTGTAAAAAGGAAATTTATGGACAAGAGTTTATCAGCACCAGGACAGTAA
- the LOC135483293 gene encoding actin-related protein 2/3 complex subunit 3-like isoform X2, whose amino-acid sequence MPAYHSNLSARSSACKVALLPLNTKYKGPAPPGDGSTDVIDEALTYFKANVFFKTFEIKGEADRTLIYVTLYITECLKKLQKCNNRNDGNKEMYSLAISRFALPGEAGFPLNALYGRPADRNEEETMRTYLLQLRQETGERVLDKVFEKPNEKPSKWWMCFVKRKFMDKSLSAPGQ is encoded by the exons ATGCCG GCCTACCATTCCAACCTGAGCGCCCGAAGCTCAGCGTGTAAGGTGGCACTGTTGCCATTGAACACAAAATACAAGGGACCTGCACCTCCTGGTG atggcagcactgatgtGATAGATGAAGCACTGACTTACTTCAAGGCGAATGTCTTcttcaaaacttttgaaataaaG GGTGAAGCTGATAGGACTCTGATCTACGTTACACTCTACATCACAGAGTGTTTGAAGAAATTACAAAAG tgTAACAACCGAAATGATGGCAATAAGGAGATGTATTCATTAGCAATCTCTAGATTTGCTCTCCCTGGCGAGGCTGGCTTTCCTCTCAATGCTTTATACGGCCGACCTGCTGACAGAAATGAGGAAG AAACAATGAGGACGTACCTGCTTCAACTCCGACAAGAAACTGGCGAGCGCGTACTTGACAAGGTGTTTGAAAAACCTAATGAAAAACCAAGCAAG tggtGGATGTGCTTTGTAAAAAGGAAATTTATGGACAAGAGTTTATCAGCACCAGGACAGTAA